The Brachyspira hyodysenteriae ATCC 27164 genome includes a window with the following:
- a CDS encoding TatD family hydrolase codes for MIDSHCHLTYISKKSKDLEEVLERANKAGIFYFVDIGVHPNDIDERMFILSDAEGVFFSMGYYPDYANENDEDTLKAFELKIKNLNKKTLEKKNKSIYAVGEIGLDYYHNDDNKNEQKEFFRALCEAAKNVDLPILIHSRDAFKDTFKVLRDADLPKRGIFHCFSGNVEDAKNALDLGYILSFSGSSTYMKNDFIRDAVKYVPKDMFTIETDAPYLTPQKVRGRANEPSFIPYTVEVLAEVRGESKEDIMRTALENAVRVLELPVDLNRI; via the coding sequence ATGATAGACAGTCATTGCCATCTTACATATATATCCAAAAAGAGTAAAGACTTAGAAGAAGTTTTAGAACGTGCTAATAAGGCAGGAATATTTTATTTTGTAGATATAGGAGTTCATCCAAATGATATAGATGAACGTATGTTTATATTATCTGATGCTGAAGGAGTATTTTTCAGTATGGGATATTATCCTGATTATGCCAATGAAAATGATGAAGATACTTTAAAAGCGTTTGAATTAAAAATAAAAAATTTGAATAAAAAAACATTAGAGAAAAAAAATAAATCAATATATGCTGTTGGAGAAATAGGACTTGATTATTATCATAATGATGATAATAAAAATGAGCAAAAAGAATTTTTTAGAGCTTTATGCGAGGCAGCAAAAAATGTTGATTTGCCTATATTGATTCACAGCAGAGATGCTTTCAAAGATACTTTTAAAGTTCTTAGAGATGCAGACTTGCCAAAAAGAGGAATATTTCATTGTTTCAGCGGAAATGTTGAAGATGCAAAAAATGCTTTGGATTTGGGATATATATTATCATTTTCAGGTTCTTCTACATATATGAAAAATGATTTCATAAGAGATGCTGTTAAATATGTACCTAAAGATATGTTTACAATAGAAACAGATGCTCCTTATCTTACTCCTCAAAAGGTTAGAGGCAGAGCTAATGAACCTTCTTTTATTCCTTATACAGTAGAAGTACTAGCAGAGGTTAGGGGAGAAAGCAAAGAAGATATTATGAGAACCGCTTTAGAAAATGCTGTAAGAGTTTTGGAATTACCTGTGGATTTAAATAGAATATAA
- a CDS encoding histidine triad nucleotide-binding protein, with amino-acid sequence MSNYNEDKYFDKDCIFCKIIKGEIPSQFIKENEYCVVFKDLNPKAKVHLLVVPKPHVKNILETDEFIMNKVLETIKEVAKEQGLESFRIMNNCGAGAGQTVFHVHFHVLSGDNLEE; translated from the coding sequence ATGAGTAATTATAATGAAGATAAATATTTTGATAAAGATTGTATATTTTGTAAAATTATAAAAGGAGAAATTCCTTCACAGTTTATAAAAGAAAATGAATACTGTGTGGTATTTAAAGATTTAAATCCTAAAGCAAAAGTGCATTTACTTGTTGTTCCTAAACCTCATGTTAAAAATATATTGGAAACAGATGAGTTTATAATGAATAAAGTTCTTGAAACTATAAAAGAAGTTGCAAAAGAACAAGGTTTAGAATCTTTCAGAATAATGAATAATTGTGGGGCAGGAGCTGGCCAGACAGTATTTCATGTTCATTTTCATGTACTTTCAGGCGATAATTTAGAAGAATAA